The following coding sequences are from one Haemophilus haemolyticus window:
- the cysS gene encoding cysteine--tRNA ligase, whose protein sequence is MLKIFNTLTREKEIFKPIHENKVGMYVCGVTVYDLCHIGHGRTFVCFDVIARYLRSLGYDLTYVRNITDVDDKIIKRALENKETCDQLVDRMVQEMYKDFDALNVLRPDFEPRATHHIPEIIEIVEKLIKRGHAYVADNGDVMFDVESFKEYGKLSRQDLEQLQAGARIEINEIKKNPMDFVLWKMSKENEPSWASPWGAGRPGWHIECSAMNCKQLGEHFDIHGGGSDLMFPHHENEIAQSCCAHGGQYVNYWIHSGMIMVDKEKMSKSLGNFFTIRDVLNHYNAEAVRYFLLTAQYRSQLNYSEENLNLAQGALERLYTALRGTDQSAVAFGGENFVEAFREAMDDDFNTPNALSVLFEMAREINKLKTEDVEKANGLAARLRELGEILGLLQQEPEKFLQAGSDDDEVAKIEALIKQRNEARAAKDWSAADAARNELTAMGIVLEDGPNGTTWRKQ, encoded by the coding sequence ATGCTAAAAATTTTCAATACCTTAACGAGAGAAAAAGAAATCTTTAAACCTATCCACGAAAATAAAGTGGGAATGTATGTTTGTGGCGTCACTGTTTATGATTTGTGCCATATCGGTCATGGACGCACTTTTGTGTGTTTTGATGTGATTGCCCGTTATTTACGTTCTTTGGGTTACGATTTAACTTATGTGCGCAATATTACGGACGTAGATGACAAAATTATTAAACGTGCGTTAGAAAACAAAGAAACCTGCGATCAACTTGTGGATCGTATGGTGCAAGAAATGTATAAAGATTTTGATGCACTTAATGTATTACGCCCTGATTTTGAACCTCGTGCGACCCATCATATTCCAGAAATTATTGAAATTGTGGAAAAATTGATTAAACGCGGACATGCTTATGTTGCGGATAATGGCGATGTGATGTTTGATGTGGAAAGTTTTAAAGAATACGGCAAATTATCTCGTCAAGATCTTGAGCAATTACAAGCTGGTGCACGTATTGAAATCAATGAAATCAAGAAAAATCCAATGGATTTCGTGCTTTGGAAAATGTCGAAAGAAAACGAACCAAGTTGGGCTTCCCCTTGGGGTGCAGGTCGTCCTGGCTGGCATATTGAATGTTCTGCAATGAACTGCAAACAGCTTGGCGAGCATTTTGATATTCACGGTGGTGGCTCTGATTTAATGTTCCCTCACCACGAAAATGAAATCGCGCAATCTTGCTGTGCGCATGGTGGACAATATGTGAATTATTGGATCCATTCCGGCATGATCATGGTAGATAAAGAAAAAATGTCGAAATCCCTCGGCAATTTCTTCACAATTCGTGATGTATTAAACCACTACAATGCAGAAGCGGTACGTTATTTCTTACTAACGGCACAATATCGTAGCCAACTCAATTATAGTGAAGAAAACCTGAATTTAGCACAAGGTGCATTGGAACGTTTGTACACCGCTTTACGTGGCACTGATCAAAGTGCGGTCGCTTTTGGCGGTGAAAATTTTGTGGAAGCCTTCCGTGAAGCAATGGACGATGATTTTAATACGCCAAATGCACTTTCTGTTTTATTCGAAATGGCGCGTGAAATTAACAAATTAAAAACAGAAGATGTTGAGAAAGCCAATGGGCTTGCCGCGCGTTTGCGTGAATTGGGTGAGATTTTAGGATTACTTCAACAAGAACCGGAGAAATTCTTACAAGCAGGTTCTGACGATGATGAAGTGGCAAAAATTGAAGCGCTGATTAAACAACGCAATGAGGCCCGCGCTGCTAAAGATTGGTCTGCCGCAGATGCAGCGCGTAATGAGCTTACCGCTATGGGTATCGTATTAGAAGATGGGCCGAATGGAACAACTTGGCGTAAGCAATAA
- a CDS encoding peptidylprolyl isomerase, translating into MVTLHTNFGDIKIKLDFDKAPVTAENFLNYCKDGFYNNTIFHRVIDGFMIQGGGMESGMREKATNAPIQNEANNRLSNKRGTIAMARTSDPHSATAQFFINVADNDFLNYRSKEMFGREVVQEWGYAVFGEVVEGMDVVDKIKKVKTGNKGFHQDVPTEDVVITSVSVE; encoded by the coding sequence ATGGTTACGTTACACACAAACTTTGGCGACATTAAAATTAAATTGGATTTTGATAAAGCTCCAGTTACAGCAGAAAACTTCTTAAATTACTGCAAAGACGGTTTTTATAATAACACAATTTTTCACCGTGTTATTGATGGCTTTATGATTCAAGGTGGTGGTATGGAAAGCGGTATGCGTGAAAAAGCAACCAACGCACCAATCCAAAATGAAGCGAACAATCGTTTAAGTAACAAACGTGGAACCATTGCAATGGCTCGCACTTCAGATCCACATTCAGCGACAGCACAATTTTTCATTAACGTGGCAGACAATGATTTCTTAAATTATCGTTCAAAAGAAATGTTTGGTCGCGAAGTCGTTCAAGAATGGGGCTATGCAGTATTTGGCGAAGTGGTTGAAGGGATGGATGTTGTTGATAAAATCAAAAAAGTGAAAACAGGCAACAAAGGCTTTCATCAAGATGTTCCAACTGAAGATGTAGTGATTACATCGGTTTCAGTAGAATAA
- a CDS encoding TatD family hydrolase, whose amino-acid sequence MPFFDTHTHLDYLQQFTGEPLSQLIDNAKQADVQKILIVAVKEADFKIIQNMTALFPDNLCYGLGLHPLYIKEHAENDLMLLEQALKNRDANCTAVAEIGLERAIPDLLTDELWAKQCHFFESQLYLAKQFNLPINIHSRKTHDQIFTFLKRIPLSKLGVVHGFSGSYDQAKRFVDLGYKIGVGGTITYERANKTRQAIAKLPLDALVLETDSPDMPVFGFQGQPNRPERIVESFKALCALRNEPAKLIKKVTWENACQIFS is encoded by the coding sequence ATGCCTTTCTTCGACACTCACACGCATCTCGATTATCTCCAACAATTTACGGGGGAGCCTTTGTCACAGCTTATTGATAATGCTAAGCAAGCCGATGTGCAAAAAATACTGATTGTGGCAGTGAAAGAAGCTGATTTTAAAATAATCCAAAATATGACCGCACTTTTTCCTGATAATTTATGCTATGGGCTTGGGTTACATCCTCTTTATATTAAAGAACACGCCGAAAATGATTTGATGCTGTTAGAACAAGCCTTAAAAAATCGTGATGCAAATTGCACGGCAGTGGCAGAAATTGGTTTAGAACGCGCGATTCCTGATTTGCTCACCGATGAACTTTGGGCAAAGCAATGTCATTTTTTTGAAAGCCAACTTTATTTGGCAAAGCAATTCAATTTACCCATCAATATTCACAGTCGAAAAACCCATGATCAAATTTTTACTTTTTTAAAACGTATTCCATTATCTAAACTTGGCGTGGTACACGGTTTTTCAGGAAGCTACGATCAAGCTAAACGCTTTGTTGATTTAGGTTATAAAATCGGGGTTGGCGGCACTATTACTTATGAACGCGCCAATAAAACTCGTCAAGCGATTGCAAAACTACCACTTGATGCCTTAGTGTTGGAAACAGACAGTCCAGATATGCCTGTATTTGGTTTTCAAGGCCAGCCTAATCGACCAGAGCGTATTGTGGAAAGTTTTAAAGCCCTTTGCGCCTTAAGAAATGAACCTGCTAAATTGATTAAAAAAGTCACATGGGAAAATGCTTGCCAGATTTTTTCTTGA
- a CDS encoding acyl-CoA dehydrogenase family protein, protein MSQIYTQVRKLAERFIEPYADELDQKKEFPVQAFKELGKAGWFSLLIPKEYGGMGLTLKEHAEVCMALAESSASAGLCYMMSNVAVNCLNLFGSDQLKQKIFSDIVQNQTFAALAYSELGTGTHFYITDANAQFNAEHAVFNGLKSMVTSGNYASYYLALLPSENGETIDNWVLPLGTQGLTFEADSWNGLGMRSNVSCFMRMTDMPLDRDWRIGEVGAGAEQVFGGIAPAFICGLAAVYSGVCKAVLTEAIKHSTHRKYTSGTALAEIETVQIHLAKIYANTNAAVCATRDAARAATEGDTDALDKLLAARILASENAITLAQIGMRIGGGKAYNKMGPMERYLRDALASQVMAPSVDVLNIWLGKAITGQQIP, encoded by the coding sequence ATGTCGCAAATCTATACTCAGGTGAGAAAGTTAGCGGAACGGTTTATTGAGCCTTACGCCGACGAACTCGATCAAAAAAAAGAATTTCCTGTTCAGGCATTTAAGGAATTAGGTAAAGCTGGTTGGTTTTCACTTTTAATTCCAAAAGAATACGGCGGAATGGGATTAACCCTAAAAGAACACGCTGAAGTCTGTATGGCGTTAGCTGAAAGTTCAGCCTCTGCTGGTCTCTGTTACATGATGAGTAACGTTGCAGTGAATTGTTTAAATCTATTCGGCAGCGATCAACTCAAACAAAAAATCTTTTCTGATATTGTTCAAAATCAAACCTTTGCCGCACTCGCCTATAGTGAATTAGGAACTGGGACTCACTTCTATATTACCGATGCAAACGCACAATTTAATGCTGAACATGCAGTATTCAATGGCTTAAAATCCATGGTGACATCGGGCAATTATGCCTCTTATTATTTAGCGCTTTTGCCTTCTGAAAATGGCGAAACTATTGATAATTGGGTGCTTCCACTTGGTACTCAAGGCTTAACTTTTGAAGCCGATAGCTGGAATGGATTAGGTATGCGTAGCAATGTCTCTTGCTTTATGCGAATGACCGATATGCCATTAGATCGTGACTGGCGCATTGGCGAAGTTGGCGCAGGCGCAGAACAAGTATTTGGTGGCATTGCACCAGCCTTTATTTGTGGCTTGGCTGCTGTCTATAGCGGCGTATGCAAAGCCGTGCTTACTGAGGCAATTAAACATTCAACACACCGTAAATACACATCTGGCACTGCATTAGCTGAAATCGAAACCGTGCAAATTCATTTAGCTAAAATCTATGCAAATACAAACGCTGCTGTATGTGCTACGAGAGATGCTGCTCGTGCAGCCACAGAAGGTGATACAGATGCATTGGATAAATTATTAGCCGCCCGTATTCTTGCGAGCGAAAATGCTATTACCCTTGCACAAATTGGTATGCGTATTGGCGGTGGTAAGGCCTATAACAAAATGGGGCCAATGGAACGCTATTTACGCGATGCATTAGCAAGTCAAGTGATGGCGCCAAGTGTCGATGTGCTAAATATTTGGTTAGGTAAAGCCATTACAGGTCAACAAATTCCATAA
- a CDS encoding phosphate/phosphite/phosphonate ABC transporter substrate-binding protein, protein MSEKLKIGAVIYAPQVTVIWGIIADFFEKEGFPIEPVYFKDYKGQVDALLNTEIDVAWNSPLAWLDGYLRSGGKTLNGAMRDTDQDRQSYLVVNDPTIQSIEDLKNKTIAFGAIDSPQARLIPIEFLHQHGLEFGQDYVEKRFDVGVGLHGDHVGGELDAANALKDRQVAATWMLDFNFERWTKDGTLDPATVRVLAKTPSFDHCIFSGRVGLDETKFNAFTETLFKMDYNNPEHKEMMDLEGLKRWVAGRTKGFAQLQAANEYLKFF, encoded by the coding sequence ATGAGTGAGAAATTAAAAATTGGGGCGGTCATCTACGCCCCACAAGTGACAGTGATTTGGGGAATTATTGCAGACTTTTTCGAAAAAGAAGGCTTCCCTATTGAACCCGTGTATTTCAAAGACTACAAAGGGCAAGTTGATGCGTTACTCAATACTGAAATTGATGTAGCGTGGAACTCTCCCCTAGCTTGGTTAGACGGTTACTTGCGGAGTGGTGGAAAAACCTTAAATGGTGCCATGCGTGATACCGACCAAGATCGTCAAAGCTATTTAGTTGTTAATGATCCAACGATCCAATCCATTGAAGATTTAAAAAATAAAACTATTGCTTTTGGTGCAATTGATTCCCCACAAGCGCGGTTAATTCCAATCGAGTTTTTACATCAACATGGCCTGGAATTTGGTCAAGATTATGTAGAAAAACGCTTTGATGTGGGTGTTGGTTTACACGGCGATCATGTAGGCGGTGAATTAGATGCAGCAAATGCATTAAAAGATCGCCAAGTCGCGGCAACATGGATGTTAGATTTCAACTTTGAACGTTGGACAAAAGATGGCACACTCGATCCAGCAACAGTTCGAGTACTTGCAAAAACACCATCATTTGACCATTGTATTTTTAGTGGGCGCGTGGGATTAGATGAAACCAAATTCAATGCATTCACCGAAACCTTGTTCAAAATGGATTACAACAATCCAGAACATAAAGAAATGATGGATTTGGAAGGATTAAAACGTTGGGTTGCGGGCAGAACAAAAGGTTTTGCTCAATTACAAGCTGCCAATGAATATTTAAAATTCTTTTAA
- a CDS encoding cobalamin-independent methionine synthase II family protein: MKPFTTSLLGSMPRSQVLLMARKKHTLGKITTAELEQIVVQETKQIVELQQRTGIDIITSGELLRDNYLSFIAQKIQGATLMSMSEMLDHIKEKQIFESMLETLDVPALSIKNAICVGKISYKQSLVADEMLLLKNLIKQPIKATLPGPYLMARSMWLSPVSGQHYSSKEEMAKDVVAILKQEIDHLCELGVNVVQFDEPVLTEVIFSHHQTRSFMCAALSEKQDFAAELQFAKSLITQIFEYARNKNIKTALHVCRGNWSKDESVLLRGPYTSLVDLFESALPDILMLEFSTPRAGELSSLLESKILRQKCILGLGVINPRSDEVESVEQIVQRAEKALNYLPPEQIWLNPDCGFATFSNRPLNGFDIIEAKLKVLNEAKSILRERYV, from the coding sequence ATGAAACCTTTCACTACTTCCCTTTTAGGCTCAATGCCTCGTAGCCAAGTACTTTTGATGGCGCGTAAAAAGCACACACTAGGCAAAATAACCACAGCAGAGCTTGAGCAAATCGTTGTTCAAGAAACGAAACAAATTGTCGAACTTCAACAACGAACTGGCATTGATATCATCACTAGCGGTGAATTACTTCGCGACAATTACCTTTCATTTATTGCACAAAAAATTCAAGGCGCGACCTTAATGAGCATGAGTGAAATGCTCGATCACATTAAAGAAAAGCAAATTTTTGAGTCAATGCTAGAAACCTTGGATGTTCCCGCACTTTCCATAAAAAATGCTATTTGCGTGGGAAAAATCAGCTACAAACAATCTTTAGTAGCAGATGAAATGCTACTACTAAAAAATCTAATCAAGCAACCAATTAAAGCAACCTTGCCAGGGCCTTACTTAATGGCTCGCTCCATGTGGCTTTCGCCTGTGTCAGGGCAACATTATTCATCAAAAGAAGAAATGGCAAAAGATGTTGTTGCTATCTTAAAGCAAGAAATTGATCATTTGTGTGAGCTAGGCGTAAACGTAGTTCAATTTGATGAGCCTGTTTTGACAGAAGTTATTTTTAGCCATCATCAAACACGTTCATTTATGTGTGCGGCGTTAAGCGAAAAACAAGATTTTGCTGCGGAACTACAATTTGCAAAAAGTTTAATTACTCAAATCTTTGAGTATGCAAGAAATAAAAATATCAAAACCGCACTACATGTATGTCGTGGCAACTGGAGCAAAGATGAAAGTGTATTATTGCGCGGGCCTTATACATCATTAGTGGATTTATTTGAATCGGCATTACCTGATATTTTAATGCTCGAATTTTCTACGCCAAGAGCGGGAGAATTAAGTTCGTTATTAGAAAGTAAAATCTTAAGACAAAAATGTATTTTAGGCTTAGGCGTCATCAATCCTCGTTCTGATGAAGTGGAAAGCGTAGAGCAGATTGTTCAACGAGCAGAAAAAGCCTTAAATTACCTTCCACCAGAGCAAATTTGGCTAAATCCAGATTGTGGATTTGCCACTTTTTCTAACCGCCCTTTAAATGGTTTTGACATTATTGAAGCCAAACTTAAGGTATTAAATGAGGCAAAATCAATATTGAGAGAACGTTATGTATAA
- a CDS encoding peroxiredoxin — protein MYNVPESECFTAKYRAVLRGEEIKLFTPNDSISLYSQVNFDNQSLQKSAVDYFAVSILGGILSSVKAHFAQQRADIVEMEGKIWLNLDNPLTLLGVRGYSEQPVINDGKIKIFISSDLTDDIFTQLTQNSLSCCFIYNTITKAFPLNIEFEQVL, from the coding sequence ATGTATAACGTACCTGAAAGTGAATGTTTTACCGCTAAATATCGAGCCGTATTACGCGGAGAAGAAATTAAATTATTCACCCCGAATGACAGCATTTCGCTCTATTCACAAGTCAATTTTGATAACCAATCGTTACAAAAAAGTGCGGTAGATTATTTTGCTGTTTCTATTTTAGGTGGCATTTTGAGCAGTGTAAAAGCACATTTTGCTCAACAACGTGCCGATATTGTAGAAATGGAAGGAAAAATTTGGCTCAACCTCGACAATCCTTTAACCTTACTGGGCGTTCGCGGCTATAGTGAGCAACCTGTCATTAATGACGGAAAAATTAAAATTTTTATTTCATCAGATTTAACCGATGACATCTTCACACAACTCACGCAAAACTCATTAAGCTGTTGTTTTATTTACAACACGATAACCAAAGCCTTTCCTTTAAATATAGAATTTGAGCAAGTGCTTTGA
- the trxA gene encoding thioredoxin: MSEVLHINDADFEGVVVNSDIPVLLDFWAPWCGPCKMIAPVLDELAPEFAGKVKIVKMNVDDNQATPAQFGVRSIPTLLLIKNGQVVATQVGALPKTQLANFINQHI, translated from the coding sequence ATGAGCGAAGTATTACACATTAATGACGCAGATTTTGAAGGTGTTGTAGTTAATTCAGATATCCCCGTTTTATTAGACTTTTGGGCACCATGGTGTGGCCCTTGCAAAATGATTGCACCAGTGTTAGATGAACTTGCTCCTGAATTTGCAGGTAAAGTTAAAATCGTGAAAATGAATGTGGATGACAATCAAGCAACCCCAGCACAATTTGGTGTTCGTAGTATCCCAACATTATTATTGATTAAAAATGGTCAAGTTGTTGCAACTCAAGTTGGTGCATTACCAAAAACTCAATTGGCTAACTTCATTAACCAACATATTTAA
- a CDS encoding 2-hydroxyacid dehydrogenase, protein MKIAIYSTKSYDRKYIELINAKYNFDLEFFDFMLNESTARLAEHCEVVCIFVNDNGSRKVLEKLAALGVKIVALRCAGFNNVDLKAAQELGIQVVRVPAYSPEAVAEHTIGLMMTLNRRIHRAYQRTREANFSLEGLIGFNMHGRTVGVIGTGKIGIAVMRILKGFGMNILAYDPFKNPVVEDLGGQYVELDELYAKSHVITLHCPATPENYHLLNREAFAKMKDGVMIVNTSRGSLIDTQAAIDALKQRKIGALGMDVYENERDLFFEDKSNEVIQDDIFRRLSSCHNVLLTGHQAFLTEEALTNIADVTLSNVYKLKSGKVCENIVLPS, encoded by the coding sequence ATGAAAATTGCAATCTATAGCACTAAAAGCTATGACCGAAAATATATTGAACTCATTAACGCGAAATATAATTTCGATTTAGAATTTTTTGATTTTATGCTGAACGAGAGCACCGCACGTTTGGCAGAGCATTGCGAAGTAGTATGCATTTTCGTGAATGATAATGGTAGCCGAAAAGTATTAGAAAAATTAGCCGCACTTGGTGTGAAAATCGTGGCTTTGCGCTGTGCGGGTTTCAATAATGTTGATTTAAAAGCCGCTCAAGAATTGGGCATTCAAGTTGTACGCGTTCCCGCTTATTCGCCTGAAGCAGTGGCAGAACATACCATTGGTTTGATGATGACGCTGAACCGTCGAATTCATCGTGCTTATCAGCGTACCCGAGAAGCGAATTTCTCTCTTGAGGGATTAATTGGTTTCAATATGCACGGACGCACGGTTGGCGTAATCGGAACGGGTAAAATTGGGATTGCGGTGATGCGAATTTTGAAAGGTTTTGGCATGAATATTTTGGCATACGATCCTTTCAAAAATCCAGTGGTGGAAGATCTTGGTGGACAATACGTTGAATTAGATGAGCTTTATGCTAAATCTCATGTGATTACGCTCCATTGCCCAGCAACGCCAGAAAACTATCATTTATTAAATCGCGAAGCTTTTGCAAAAATGAAAGATGGCGTGATGATCGTTAATACGAGTCGCGGCTCTTTGATTGATACCCAAGCTGCAATTGATGCGTTAAAACAGCGCAAAATCGGGGCGTTAGGTATGGATGTGTATGAGAATGAGCGAGATTTGTTCTTTGAAGATAAGTCTAACGAAGTGATTCAAGATGATATTTTCCGCCGTTTATCTTCTTGCCATAATGTATTGCTGACAGGCCATCAAGCATTTTTAACCGAAGAGGCACTAACCAATATTGCGGATGTGACTTTATCAAATGTTTATAAATTGAAATCGGGCAAAGTGTGTGAAAATATTGTTTTGCCGTCTTAG
- a CDS encoding methionine biosynthesis PLP-dependent protein, translating into MTQQYAIDTLLAQAGNRSDERTGAVSTPIFLSTAYGHYGIGESTGFDYTRTKNPTRTVLEETMAKLENGDRGFAFSSGMAAIQVLMTLFTAPDEWIVSSDVYGGTYRLLDFSYKNNNSVKPVYVNTASVSEIEAAINPNTKAIFIETPSNPLMEECDVVEIAKLAKKYNLMLIVDNTFLTPVLSRPLDLGADVVIHSGTKYIAGHNDALVGLIVAKGQELCDRIAYIQNGAGAVLSPFDSWLTIRGMKTLSLRMKRHQENAQAIAEFLKDQPQVESVLYPNKGGMLSFRLQDEAWVNTFLKSIKLITFAESLGGTESFITYPATQTHMDIPESERVARGITNTLLRFSVGIEDVEDIKADLLQAFANLK; encoded by the coding sequence ATGACACAACAATATGCTATCGATACTTTATTAGCTCAAGCAGGTAATCGCAGTGATGAGCGTACTGGCGCAGTTTCTACACCAATTTTTCTTTCTACGGCTTATGGTCATTATGGTATCGGTGAAAGTACGGGATTTGATTACACACGTACCAAAAACCCAACTCGTACAGTATTAGAAGAAACGATGGCTAAATTAGAGAATGGAGATCGTGGTTTTGCCTTTTCTTCTGGTATGGCTGCCATTCAAGTTTTGATGACGCTTTTCACTGCCCCAGATGAATGGATCGTTTCTAGCGATGTGTATGGTGGTACTTATCGATTATTAGATTTTTCTTATAAAAATAACAATAGTGTAAAACCTGTTTATGTTAATACAGCATCTGTTTCTGAAATTGAGGCGGCAATTAACCCAAATACGAAAGCGATTTTTATTGAAACCCCATCAAATCCCTTAATGGAAGAATGTGATGTAGTTGAAATTGCAAAACTTGCGAAAAAATATAATTTGATGTTGATCGTGGATAATACGTTTTTAACGCCTGTGCTTTCTCGTCCGTTAGATTTAGGTGCGGATGTGGTAATTCACAGCGGAACTAAATATATTGCTGGTCATAATGATGCACTTGTAGGGCTGATTGTTGCAAAAGGGCAAGAACTTTGTGATCGCATTGCTTATATTCAAAATGGTGCGGGTGCAGTACTTTCACCTTTTGATTCTTGGCTGACTATTCGCGGTATGAAGACCCTTTCTTTGCGTATGAAACGCCATCAAGAAAATGCACAAGCTATTGCGGAATTTTTAAAAGATCAACCACAAGTGGAATCGGTGCTTTATCCAAATAAAGGTGGGATGTTGTCTTTCCGTTTGCAAGATGAAGCTTGGGTTAATACGTTCTTAAAATCCATCAAATTGATTACTTTTGCAGAAAGTCTAGGCGGCACAGAAAGTTTTATTACTTATCCTGCCACTCAAACTCATATGGATATTCCAGAATCCGAGCGTGTAGCTCGTGGGATTACTAACACCTTGTTGCGTTTTTCAGTCGGTATTGAAGATGTAGAAGATATTAAAGCGGACTTATTACAGGCTTTTGCAAACTTAAAATAA
- a CDS encoding inorganic diphosphatase, with protein sequence MADFNQILTPGDVDAGIINVVNEIPEGSCHKIEWNRKVAAFQLDRVEPAIFAKPTNYGFIPQTLDEDGDELDVLLITRQPLATGVFLEAKVIGVMKFVDDGEVDDKIVCVPADDRDTGNAYNSLADLPANLIKQIEFHFNNYKALKKPGSTKVTHWGDVEEAKEVIRESIKRWNDR encoded by the coding sequence ATGGCTGATTTTAATCAAATTTTAACGCCAGGCGATGTAGATGCTGGCATTATCAATGTAGTAAATGAAATTCCAGAAGGTAGCTGCCATAAAATCGAATGGAACCGTAAAGTTGCGGCATTCCAGTTAGATCGTGTTGAGCCAGCAATTTTTGCAAAACCAACTAACTATGGTTTCATTCCACAAACTTTAGATGAAGATGGCGATGAGTTAGATGTGTTATTAATCACTCGCCAACCATTAGCAACAGGTGTATTCCTTGAAGCTAAAGTAATTGGTGTCATGAAATTTGTTGATGATGGCGAAGTTGATGACAAAATCGTTTGTGTTCCTGCAGATGATCGTGATACAGGCAATGCGTACAATTCATTAGCAGATTTACCGGCAAACTTAATTAAACAAATTGAATTCCATTTCAATAACTATAAAGCGCTTAAGAAACCAGGCTCAACGAAAGTAACTCATTGGGGCGATGTAGAAGAAGCGAAAGAAGTGATTCGTGAGTCTATTAAACGTTGGAATGATCGTTAA
- a CDS encoding NCS2 family permease, giving the protein MPTLEKTFELKQRGSTVRQEIIAGLTTFLAMVYSVIVVPNMLGAAGFPTESVFIATCLVAGLGSILIGLWANAPMAIGCAISLTAFTAFSLVIGQKVAIPVALGAVFLMGVVFTLISATGIRAWILRNLPSSIAHGAGIGIGLFLLLIAANGVGLVVSNQAGLPVKLGDFTSFPVMMSLIGLALIIGLEKMKIKGGILWVIIAITIVGLIFDPNVKFGGEIFKMPTFGENSLFLQLDFMGALQPAILPVVFALVMTAVFDATGTIRAVAGQADLLDKDGQIINGGKALTSDSISSLFSGLFGTAPAAVYIESAAGTAAGGKTGITAIVVGVLFLLMLFFQPLAFLVPGYATAPALMYVGLLMLSNVSKLDFDDFVGAMSGLICAVFIVLTANIVTGIMLGFAALVIGRIVSGDIKRLNVGTVIIAIVLVAFYAGGWAI; this is encoded by the coding sequence ATGCCAACTTTAGAAAAAACATTTGAGCTCAAACAACGTGGTTCAACTGTTCGTCAAGAAATTATCGCGGGTTTAACCACTTTCTTAGCAATGGTTTATTCTGTAATCGTGGTACCCAATATGCTAGGTGCTGCAGGTTTTCCTACGGAATCTGTTTTTATTGCCACCTGTTTAGTTGCAGGATTAGGCTCTATCTTAATCGGCTTATGGGCAAATGCACCAATGGCAATTGGTTGTGCCATTTCTCTTACTGCTTTTACAGCATTTAGCTTAGTGATTGGTCAAAAGGTCGCCATTCCCGTTGCGCTAGGCGCAGTATTCTTAATGGGGGTTGTGTTTACCTTAATTTCTGCCACTGGTATCCGTGCATGGATCTTGCGTAATTTACCATCCAGTATCGCTCACGGAGCGGGCATTGGTATCGGACTCTTTTTACTTTTAATTGCCGCAAATGGCGTTGGTTTAGTCGTCAGCAACCAAGCTGGCTTACCAGTAAAATTAGGCGATTTCACCTCATTCCCAGTCATGATGTCCTTAATTGGTTTGGCGCTCATTATCGGCCTTGAAAAAATGAAAATTAAAGGCGGTATTTTATGGGTAATTATCGCTATTACTATCGTAGGTTTAATTTTTGATCCAAATGTAAAATTTGGCGGAGAGATTTTCAAAATGCCAACCTTTGGTGAAAATTCTCTTTTCTTACAATTAGACTTTATGGGCGCACTACAACCCGCAATCTTACCTGTCGTATTTGCTTTGGTGATGACCGCCGTATTTGATGCAACGGGTACAATTCGCGCAGTTGCAGGTCAAGCAGACTTACTTGATAAGGATGGCCAAATTATCAATGGCGGTAAAGCTTTAACTTCAGACTCAATCAGTAGCTTATTCTCTGGCTTATTCGGTACAGCTCCAGCTGCCGTTTATATTGAGTCAGCAGCAGGGACAGCAGCAGGCGGTAAAACAGGCATTACTGCTATCGTTGTTGGTGTGTTATTCCTATTAATGCTTTTCTTCCAACCATTAGCTTTCTTAGTGCCAGGATACGCAACTGCCCCAGCATTAATGTATGTTGGTTTATTAATGTTAAGCAATGTAAGCAAATTAGATTTCGATGATTTCGTTGGCGCGATGAGCGGATTAATCTGCGCAGTATTTATCGTACTTACCGCTAACATCGTAACAGGTATTATGTTAGGTTTTGCGGCATTAGTGATTGGAAGAATCGTGAGCGGCGATATTAAACGCTTAAATGTAGGTACTGTGATTATTGCAATCGTACTCGTTGCATTCTATGCAGGCGGCTGGGCAATTTAA